The Amycolatopsis sp. DG1A-15b genome window below encodes:
- a CDS encoding ComEC/Rec2 family competence protein, with translation MSTVTDTRQDMRLVPAAVACWLAALAGLLLGWWTAVAAGLAAAVLAGLVLWRARGRPRVRDAAAALLILGLLAAGPISWRIREAQTDPLRASAAEGLPAALRVVVAERPKPVRSAGYADRQAGARSVVLAADVRTASVDGRPVASSGRVLLLAPVAQWASLLPGQEVTATGLLMPPRGSDLTVAVLSVRGPPGEPGPAPWWQRAAAGLRSGLHDLCQALPEEPAGLLPGLVLGDTSALSPRVEQEFVSAGLTHLTAVSGGNLAVICGAVLLLLRLLRLGPRLSAAAAGTCLAGFLVLVGPEPSVLRAGVMAAVALLALALGRRGSALPALAFAVCLLVVADPAMATDFGFALSVCATGGLVLLAPRWADGLVRRGIPPGFAEGLAIPLAAFLVTAPVLAGMAGSVSLVSVLTNVLAAPVVAPATVLGVLATVTGPWWPGAGKVLVHLADPEARWLITVARHGARAPGAVIAWPGGWVGGLLAAAVLAVLVLAVRHRRVRVLMAVLVAGALLVFVPVRVLAPAWPPRNWAMVECDVGQGDAVVLATAEPGRAVVVDAGPEPGPVDECLHRLAVDRIPLLVLSHLHADHIGGLASVFDGRAVGAIAVGPGRAPGWAWRQVAAEATRRAVPLVELNPGERLDWPGLALDVLGPRYVPARSDGPQDGTTINNSSVVLRAETAAGRVLLTGDVELAAQADLLADIGDLKAEVLKVPHHGSRYSLPSFLAAVAPRVALVSVGAGNAYGHPSKSTMDTLAALGARVTRTDVDGDTAVVTGTAISRRGEPRGPPRR, from the coding sequence ATGAGCACAGTCACCGACACCCGTCAGGACATGCGGCTCGTCCCGGCGGCAGTGGCCTGCTGGCTGGCGGCATTGGCCGGCCTGCTGCTCGGCTGGTGGACGGCCGTCGCCGCCGGCCTTGCTGCGGCGGTGCTCGCCGGGCTGGTGCTGTGGCGGGCCCGCGGCCGGCCCCGGGTGCGCGACGCGGCGGCAGCCCTATTGATCCTGGGCCTCCTCGCCGCCGGCCCGATCTCCTGGCGGATCCGCGAAGCCCAAACCGACCCACTTCGCGCCTCCGCCGCAGAAGGGCTGCCGGCGGCGTTGCGGGTCGTCGTCGCCGAACGGCCGAAACCCGTGCGCAGCGCGGGGTATGCCGACCGGCAAGCCGGTGCCCGGTCCGTCGTCCTCGCCGCCGACGTGCGTACAGCGTCGGTCGACGGTCGGCCGGTCGCCTCCTCCGGCCGCGTCCTGCTGCTGGCCCCGGTCGCGCAGTGGGCGTCGCTGCTGCCGGGCCAAGAGGTGACTGCGACGGGTCTGCTGATGCCGCCACGCGGCTCGGACCTGACCGTCGCGGTGCTGTCGGTGCGCGGCCCGCCGGGGGAGCCCGGCCCGGCGCCTTGGTGGCAGCGTGCGGCAGCCGGGCTGCGCTCCGGTCTTCACGACCTGTGCCAGGCCCTGCCGGAGGAACCCGCGGGCCTGCTCCCGGGACTGGTACTGGGCGACACGAGCGCGTTGTCCCCGCGCGTCGAGCAGGAGTTCGTCTCCGCGGGTCTCACGCACCTCACCGCGGTCAGCGGCGGCAACCTCGCGGTGATCTGCGGGGCGGTACTGCTCCTGTTGCGCCTGCTCCGGCTCGGGCCCCGGCTGTCGGCCGCGGCGGCCGGGACGTGCCTGGCCGGGTTCCTCGTCCTCGTCGGCCCGGAGCCGAGCGTGCTGCGCGCGGGTGTCATGGCGGCCGTGGCGCTCCTGGCCTTGGCACTGGGCCGCCGCGGTTCGGCGCTGCCCGCGCTGGCCTTCGCGGTGTGCCTACTGGTGGTCGCGGATCCGGCGATGGCCACGGACTTCGGCTTCGCGCTGTCGGTGTGCGCCACCGGTGGGCTGGTCCTGCTCGCGCCCCGCTGGGCCGACGGCCTGGTCCGCCGCGGGATCCCGCCGGGTTTCGCGGAAGGGCTGGCGATCCCGCTGGCGGCTTTCCTGGTGACGGCGCCGGTGCTCGCGGGCATGGCGGGTTCGGTGAGCCTGGTTTCGGTGCTGACCAACGTCCTCGCCGCGCCCGTGGTGGCCCCGGCGACGGTGCTCGGCGTGCTGGCGACGGTCACCGGCCCGTGGTGGCCGGGCGCCGGGAAGGTCCTGGTGCACCTGGCCGACCCGGAGGCCCGGTGGTTGATCACCGTCGCCCGGCACGGCGCGCGGGCCCCGGGCGCGGTCATCGCCTGGCCCGGTGGCTGGGTGGGTGGTCTCCTGGCCGCTGCCGTCCTCGCGGTGCTGGTGCTCGCGGTCCGGCACCGGCGGGTGCGGGTGCTGATGGCGGTGCTCGTCGCCGGCGCGCTGCTGGTGTTCGTGCCGGTCCGGGTACTGGCGCCGGCGTGGCCGCCGCGGAACTGGGCGATGGTCGAATGCGACGTCGGCCAGGGCGACGCCGTCGTGTTGGCCACCGCCGAGCCGGGACGGGCGGTTGTCGTGGACGCCGGACCCGAGCCGGGGCCGGTCGACGAGTGCCTGCACCGGCTGGCGGTCGACCGGATCCCGCTGCTGGTGCTGAGCCACCTGCACGCCGACCACATCGGCGGCCTCGCCTCGGTCTTCGACGGCCGGGCGGTCGGCGCGATCGCCGTCGGCCCGGGCCGGGCGCCGGGGTGGGCGTGGCGCCAGGTGGCCGCCGAGGCCACCCGGCGGGCGGTGCCGCTGGTGGAGCTGAACCCGGGCGAGCGGCTGGACTGGCCGGGCCTGGCGCTCGACGTCCTGGGCCCGCGCTACGTACCGGCCCGCTCGGACGGGCCACAGGACGGCACGACGATCAACAACAGCTCGGTGGTGCTCCGAGCGGAGACGGCGGCGGGCCGGGTCCTGCTGACCGGCGACGTCGAACTGGCCGCGCAGGCGGACCTGCTGGCCGACATCGGAGATCTGAAGGCGGAGGTGCTGAAGGTGCCGCACCACGGCAGCCGCTACTCGCTGCCGTCGTTCCTCGCGGCGGTGGCCCCACGGGTGGCGTTGGTCAGCGTCGGCGCGGGAAACGCGTACGGGCACCCCAGTAAGTCCACAATGGACACCCTGGCGGCCCTCGGTGCACGAGTGACCCGCACCGACGTGGACGGCGACACGGCAGTGGTCACCGGCACGGCAATATCCCGCCGCGGCGAGCCCCGCGGGCCGCCTCGCCGCTGA
- a CDS encoding ComEA family DNA-binding protein, with amino-acid sequence MFEQSARDPGSPVNDRLSWLADQLSPDASTVGPGGRLIRRWLPGGPAGTGRRRWALAGVLAAVVMIVLGAVALVGGSPAPEPPPALPSALPSEKRAEARAAPPAGLVISVIGRVRSPGLVTVPQGARVADVLRAAGGPEPGADIGALNLARKVTDGEQLAVGIPAPPAAPDTPPTDGKVDLNTATADQLDTLPGVGEVMAKRIVQWRTDHGGFTKVEQLRDVDGIGESKFEKLREKVTVG; translated from the coding sequence GTGTTCGAGCAGTCCGCCCGGGATCCGGGCTCTCCCGTCAACGACCGGCTCTCCTGGCTGGCCGACCAGCTCTCGCCCGATGCGAGCACGGTCGGCCCGGGCGGCCGGCTGATCCGGCGCTGGCTGCCGGGCGGACCGGCCGGTACCGGCCGCCGCCGGTGGGCACTGGCCGGCGTCCTCGCAGCGGTCGTGATGATCGTCCTCGGCGCGGTCGCGCTCGTGGGCGGCAGTCCGGCGCCCGAGCCACCGCCCGCGCTGCCCAGCGCGCTGCCCAGCGAAAAACGCGCGGAGGCGCGGGCCGCGCCTCCGGCAGGTCTGGTGATCAGCGTGATCGGCCGCGTCCGGTCGCCGGGCCTGGTCACGGTGCCCCAGGGCGCCCGGGTGGCGGACGTGCTGCGAGCGGCCGGCGGCCCCGAGCCGGGAGCGGACATCGGCGCACTCAACCTGGCCCGCAAGGTGACGGACGGCGAGCAGCTGGCGGTCGGCATCCCAGCACCCCCGGCGGCTCCCGACACCCCGCCGACCGACGGAAAGGTCGACCTCAACACGGCAACGGCGGACCAGCTGGACACGCTCCCCGGAGTAGGCGAGGTGATGGCCAAGCGCATCGTCCAGTGGCGCACCGACCACGGCGGCTTCACAAAGGTCGAGCAACTCCGCGACGTCGACGGCATAGGAGAAAGCAAGTTCGAGAAGTTGCGCGAGAAGGTGACGGTCGGATGA
- a CDS encoding DegV family protein → MSVAVVTDSTAHLPEGFAERHAVRVVPLHVLVDGVVSLDGVETGPAAVAEAMKQRKIVTTSRPTPTEFVKEYQAAFADGADAIVSVHLSRELSGTWEAAVLAAQEVGPDRVRVVDSRTTAMGLGFAALHAASAASTGASAAAVEAAAVTAAGCSSTLFVVETLDHLRRGGRIGPAAALLGTALAVKPVLHMSEGRILPLEKVRTMNRAIARLVELAAQAAAEDDVELAVHHLASPERAVELANRLEVAVPRSAGCVVSELGAVIGAHTGPGVLGVVVQRTVLPRS, encoded by the coding sequence GTGTCGGTCGCCGTAGTCACGGATTCCACCGCCCACCTGCCGGAGGGCTTCGCCGAACGGCACGCGGTCCGGGTGGTGCCCCTGCACGTCCTGGTCGACGGCGTGGTTTCCCTCGACGGCGTCGAGACCGGACCGGCGGCGGTCGCGGAGGCGATGAAGCAGCGAAAGATCGTCACGACGTCGCGGCCGACGCCCACCGAATTCGTCAAGGAGTACCAGGCGGCGTTCGCCGACGGCGCGGACGCGATCGTGTCGGTGCACCTGTCGCGCGAGCTGTCGGGCACCTGGGAAGCGGCGGTGCTCGCGGCGCAGGAGGTGGGTCCGGACCGGGTCCGCGTCGTCGACTCGCGGACCACCGCGATGGGGCTCGGGTTCGCCGCGCTGCACGCCGCTTCGGCGGCCTCCACCGGAGCTTCCGCGGCCGCCGTCGAGGCCGCCGCGGTGACGGCGGCCGGCTGCTCGTCGACGTTGTTCGTCGTGGAAACCCTGGACCACCTGCGCCGCGGCGGCCGGATCGGCCCGGCGGCGGCGCTGCTGGGCACGGCGCTGGCGGTCAAGCCGGTGCTGCACATGTCCGAAGGCCGGATCCTGCCGCTGGAGAAGGTCCGCACGATGAACCGGGCGATCGCGCGCCTGGTCGAGCTCGCGGCCCAGGCGGCGGCCGAGGACGACGTCGAGCTGGCGGTCCACCACCTCGCGTCGCCGGAGCGGGCGGTCGAGCTGGCGAACCGGCTCGAAGTGGCCGTGCCGCGCTCGGCGGGCTGCGTGGTTTCCGAGCTGGGGGCGGTGATCGGGGCGCACACGGGTCCCGGGGTGCTCGGGGTCGTCGTCCAGCGGACGGTCCTGCCCCGAAGCTAG
- the octT gene encoding diglucosylglycerate octanoyltransferase has protein sequence MGPRLLVFGDSLSFHGPEGPCAADEPRLWPNVAAAALGGTADLVAGIGWNARDAWWSLTGDPRVWADLHHVDAVVFAIGSMDTLPSPLPTYLRTGLRYLRPDPVRRVVRKAYLAAQPRLAVALRGRPAVLPAKLTVQYLDTAVGALRVLRPELPIFGWLPSVHRAAAYGGVHTARPAAAAAMAAWSSRAGVPLLDLKAVVGEHVLGGEGNPDGMHWGWKGHAAVGDAMSVLMAPVLAPGHVG, from the coding sequence ATGGGGCCGCGCCTGCTGGTGTTCGGCGATTCGCTGAGCTTTCACGGTCCCGAAGGGCCTTGCGCCGCGGACGAACCGCGGCTGTGGCCCAACGTGGCCGCCGCTGCGTTGGGTGGCACCGCCGACCTGGTCGCGGGCATCGGCTGGAACGCCAGGGACGCCTGGTGGTCGCTGACGGGCGACCCGCGCGTCTGGGCCGACCTGCACCACGTCGACGCGGTCGTGTTCGCGATCGGCAGCATGGACACGCTGCCCTCGCCACTGCCGACCTACCTGCGCACCGGGCTGCGCTACCTGCGGCCCGACCCGGTGCGGCGCGTCGTGCGCAAGGCCTACCTCGCGGCGCAACCGCGGCTGGCGGTGGCGTTGCGCGGCCGTCCCGCGGTGCTGCCGGCCAAGCTCACCGTGCAGTACCTCGACACGGCCGTGGGCGCGCTGCGCGTCCTGCGGCCCGAGCTGCCGATCTTCGGCTGGCTGCCGTCGGTCCACCGCGCGGCGGCCTACGGCGGCGTGCACACCGCGCGCCCGGCCGCGGCGGCGGCGATGGCGGCCTGGAGCTCGCGAGCGGGAGTTCCGTTGCTGGACCTCAAAGCGGTCGTCGGCGAGCACGTGCTCGGCGGTGAAGGCAACCCGGACGGCATGCACTGGGGCTGGAAAGGACACGCCGCGGTGGGCGACGCGATGTCCGTGTTGATGGCGCCGGTGCTCGCCCCCGGCCACGTAGGCTGA
- a CDS encoding histidine phosphatase family protein produces MSPRRLVLWRHGETDYNAAGRMQGHLDSALTPRGWNQARFAVPALARFSPDLVIASDLRRATDTATVLTDAIGVPLRIDKRLRETHLGEWQGLTGEEVDKAYPGERDRWRTDATWAPPGGENRVDVADRAGEVVTDLQQANSDAGDTVLLAAHGGLIIALTARLLDLPVVTWPSLGGISNCHWVELGRRDGKWRLHAYNAGMHG; encoded by the coding sequence ATGAGCCCCCGGCGGCTGGTGCTCTGGCGTCACGGCGAGACGGACTACAACGCCGCCGGGCGGATGCAGGGTCACCTGGACTCCGCGCTGACCCCGCGCGGCTGGAACCAGGCCCGCTTCGCGGTGCCCGCACTGGCCCGCTTCTCCCCGGACCTCGTCATCGCCTCCGACCTGCGCCGGGCCACCGACACCGCCACCGTGCTCACCGACGCCATCGGCGTCCCGCTGCGGATCGACAAGCGGCTGCGCGAGACGCACCTGGGCGAATGGCAGGGGCTCACCGGCGAGGAGGTCGACAAGGCCTACCCCGGTGAACGCGACCGCTGGCGCACCGACGCGACCTGGGCCCCGCCGGGCGGCGAGAACCGGGTCGACGTCGCCGACCGCGCGGGCGAAGTCGTCACGGACCTGCAGCAAGCCAATTCCGACGCGGGTGACACCGTGCTGCTGGCCGCGCACGGCGGCCTGATCATCGCGCTGACCGCGCGGCTGCTGGACCTGCCGGTCGTGACCTGGCCGTCGCTCGGCGGGATCTCGAACTGCCATTGGGTCGAGCTGGGCCGCCGCGACGGGAAGTGGCGGCTGCACGCCTACAACGCGGGGATGCACGGCTAG
- the rsfS gene encoding ribosome silencing factor — MAATSEARELAVAAAHAAADKKASDVVVLDVSEQLVITDAFVIASASNERLVGAIVDNVEEKLRESGHKPVRREGAREGRWVLLDYVDVVVHVQHVEERTFYGLERLWKDCPRIEVAGLEEPPADEDPDVP, encoded by the coding sequence GTGGCAGCCACGTCCGAGGCTCGAGAGCTGGCCGTAGCGGCCGCCCACGCGGCGGCGGACAAGAAGGCCAGCGACGTCGTCGTGCTGGACGTGTCCGAACAGCTCGTCATCACCGACGCCTTCGTCATCGCCTCCGCGTCCAACGAGCGCCTGGTCGGCGCCATCGTGGACAACGTCGAGGAAAAACTGCGGGAGAGCGGCCACAAGCCGGTCCGCCGCGAAGGCGCCCGCGAAGGGCGCTGGGTCCTGCTCGACTACGTCGACGTCGTCGTCCACGTCCAGCACGTCGAAGAGCGCACCTTCTACGGCCTCGAGCGGCTGTGGAAGGACTGCCCGCGCATCGAGGTGGCCGGTCTCGAGGAGCCACCCGCCGACGAGGACCCGGACGTCCCATGA
- the nadD gene encoding nicotinate-nucleotide adenylyltransferase gives MSPRRIGVMGGTFDPVHHGHLVAASEVQSRFGLDEVIFVPTGQPWQKTDREVTRAEDRYLMTVIATASNPVFSVSRVDIDRGGQTYTVDTLRDLQAEYPGDELFFITGADALEQILTWHKADELFDFAHFIGVTRPGYRLNSHHLPSGKVSLVEVTAMAISSTGCRDRVERGEPVWYLVPDGVVRYIAKKDLYRKSD, from the coding sequence ATGTCACCACGGCGGATCGGGGTCATGGGCGGCACCTTCGACCCCGTGCACCACGGCCACCTCGTCGCGGCCAGCGAGGTCCAGTCCCGGTTCGGGCTCGACGAAGTGATCTTCGTCCCCACCGGCCAGCCGTGGCAGAAGACCGATCGCGAAGTGACCAGGGCCGAGGACCGCTACCTGATGACCGTGATCGCGACGGCGTCCAACCCGGTCTTCTCGGTCAGCCGCGTGGACATCGACCGCGGCGGCCAGACCTACACCGTCGACACCCTGCGCGACCTGCAGGCCGAATACCCCGGGGACGAGCTCTTCTTCATCACCGGCGCCGACGCGCTCGAACAGATCCTGACCTGGCACAAGGCCGACGAGCTGTTCGACTTCGCGCACTTCATCGGCGTCACCCGGCCCGGTTACCGGCTCAACTCCCACCACCTGCCCAGCGGCAAGGTGAGCCTCGTGGAGGTCACCGCGATGGCCATTTCGTCCACCGGCTGCCGCGATCGGGTCGAGCGCGGGGAGCCGGTCTGGTACCTCGTTCCCGACGGCGTCGTCCGCTACATCGCCAAGAAGGACCTGTACCGGAAGAGCGACTGA
- a CDS encoding RecQ family ATP-dependent DNA helicase has translation MDTTSTTPALRDRAETLLRALAGDAAKLREDQWTAIEALVAQRRRALVVQRTGWGKSAVYFLATALLREQGSGPTVIVSPLLALMRNQISAAARAGIHAATMNSANPQEWEQVQASVAAGEVDVLLVSPERLNNPDFRDNVLPKLTASTGLLVVDEAHCISDWGHDFRPDYRRLRTLLGDLPDGVPVLATTATANDRVVTDVAEQLGLGTGGDTLVLRGSLDRESLRLSVCRLPTSQARLAWLAEHLAELPGSGIIYTLTVAAAHDVASLLKDRGYPVAAYTGKTDPADRQAAEDDLLGNRVKALVATSALGMGFDKPDLGFVVHLGAPSSPIAYYQQVGRAGRGVERAEVVLLPGEEDKAIWAYFGSLAFPDELRVTQVLNTLAYADRPLSTAALEPSVELSRSRLEMVLKVLDVDGAVRRVKGGWLSTGEDWQYDRGRYQRVAEARDREQAAMIGYLATGDCRMEYLRQQLDDPDAAPCGRCDNCTGQHWDTTVADEVVDATRERLQRPGVEVAPRKQWPTGMSSLDVPVSGRISADDQAEPGQVLGRLTDVGWGNRLRELVGPQAKDAEVPDSVFKACVQVLAGWQWAQRPVAVVAVPSSTRPQLVYSLATRLAEIGKLEFLGALDAEGPPPRQANSAQRLADLWRRMSMPADLAAVLPSGPVLLVDDVIDTGWTMTLATRLLRRAGAPAVLPFALASTA, from the coding sequence GTGGACACGACCAGCACCACCCCAGCCCTCCGCGACCGCGCCGAGACCCTCCTGCGGGCATTGGCCGGCGATGCGGCGAAGCTGCGCGAAGACCAATGGACGGCCATCGAGGCCTTGGTCGCGCAGCGGCGCCGCGCGCTGGTCGTGCAGCGCACCGGGTGGGGCAAGTCGGCGGTGTACTTCCTGGCCACGGCGTTGCTGCGCGAGCAGGGCAGCGGGCCGACGGTCATCGTCTCACCGCTGCTGGCGCTGATGCGCAACCAGATCTCGGCGGCGGCGCGGGCCGGGATCCACGCGGCGACGATGAACTCCGCGAACCCACAGGAGTGGGAGCAGGTCCAGGCGTCGGTCGCGGCCGGTGAGGTGGACGTGCTGCTGGTCAGCCCCGAACGGCTGAACAACCCGGACTTCCGCGACAACGTGCTGCCGAAGCTGACCGCGAGCACCGGGCTGCTGGTGGTCGACGAGGCGCACTGCATTTCGGACTGGGGTCACGACTTCCGGCCCGACTACCGCCGCCTGCGCACCCTGCTGGGTGATCTCCCGGACGGCGTGCCGGTGCTGGCGACGACGGCGACCGCGAACGACCGCGTGGTCACCGACGTCGCCGAGCAGCTGGGCCTCGGCACCGGCGGGGACACGCTGGTGCTGCGCGGCAGCCTCGACCGGGAAAGCCTGCGGCTGTCGGTGTGCCGGCTGCCGACGTCGCAGGCGCGGCTGGCCTGGCTCGCGGAGCACCTGGCCGAGCTGCCCGGGTCCGGGATCATCTACACGCTGACCGTCGCGGCGGCGCACGACGTCGCTTCGCTGCTGAAGGACCGCGGCTACCCGGTGGCGGCCTACACCGGCAAGACCGACCCGGCCGACCGGCAGGCGGCCGAGGACGACCTGCTCGGCAACCGCGTCAAGGCCCTGGTCGCGACGTCCGCGCTGGGCATGGGCTTCGACAAGCCGGACCTCGGGTTCGTCGTGCACCTCGGGGCACCGTCGTCGCCGATCGCGTACTACCAGCAGGTCGGCCGCGCCGGGCGTGGCGTCGAACGCGCGGAGGTCGTGCTGCTGCCCGGCGAGGAGGACAAGGCGATCTGGGCGTACTTCGGGTCGCTGGCCTTCCCCGACGAGCTGCGGGTGACGCAGGTGCTGAACACCCTCGCCTACGCCGACCGTCCACTGTCGACGGCCGCGCTCGAGCCGTCGGTCGAGCTTTCCCGGTCCCGGCTGGAAATGGTGCTCAAGGTGCTGGACGTCGACGGCGCGGTCCGGCGCGTGAAGGGCGGCTGGCTCAGCACGGGCGAAGACTGGCAGTACGACCGCGGCCGCTACCAGCGGGTCGCGGAGGCGCGCGATCGCGAGCAGGCGGCGATGATCGGCTACCTCGCCACCGGCGACTGCCGGATGGAATACCTGCGGCAGCAGCTCGACGACCCCGACGCGGCGCCGTGCGGGCGGTGCGACAACTGCACCGGGCAGCACTGGGACACGACGGTGGCCGACGAGGTCGTCGACGCGACCCGGGAACGCCTGCAGCGGCCCGGTGTCGAGGTGGCGCCGCGGAAGCAGTGGCCCACCGGGATGTCCTCTTTGGACGTTCCGGTGTCCGGCCGGATCTCGGCCGACGACCAGGCCGAGCCGGGTCAGGTGCTCGGGCGGCTCACCGACGTCGGCTGGGGCAACCGGCTGCGGGAGCTGGTCGGGCCGCAGGCCAAGGACGCCGAGGTCCCGGACTCGGTGTTCAAGGCGTGCGTGCAGGTGCTCGCCGGGTGGCAGTGGGCGCAACGGCCGGTGGCCGTCGTCGCGGTGCCGTCGTCCACGCGGCCACAGCTGGTGTACAGCCTCGCGACCCGGCTGGCCGAGATCGGCAAGCTGGAATTCCTCGGCGCGCTCGACGCCGAGGGACCGCCGCCGCGCCAAGCGAACAGCGCGCAGCGGCTGGCCGATCTCTGGCGGCGGATGAGCATGCCCGCGGACCTCGCGGCGGTCCTGCCGTCCGGGCCGGTGCTGCTGGTGGACGACGTCATCGACACCGGTTGGACGATGACGCTCGCCACCCGGCTGCTGCGGCGGGCCGGGGCGCCGGCCGTGTTGCCGTTCGCGTTGGCCAGCACGGCTTAG
- a CDS encoding MFS transporter, with protein sequence MTESAVQVSQRHRLPVRKLFAASAGNALEWFDWTIYATFSIYFASAFFPAGNDTLALINTFATYALAFFFRPLGGVLLGRFADTRGRKPAMILTILLMAGGSVAIGLLPTFAQVGWLAPILLLLARVAQGLSLGGEVSNASAYLGEIAPPERRGRYSAFFYISTGSAVLVATVLGFVLARALDKAQLASWGWRLPFLLGGVFGLVGLWLRRSLAETELFEQTKTKARKLERPLLTTLTHHPKAVGRLVGFTMLSTLCYYTFFSALTSFAVKNRHADADAVFLALSIGTALFIALQYPMGALADRVGRKPQLLVWSGATAVVVVPLSTLIGPGVGGLLVVFCVGLGLYTAMTSIAPAIMSELFPTELRGLGIGAWYNLTVAIFGGTAPLLITLFGAVSQTLYFWYVAVGAAIAFAVILTLPETKGSPLR encoded by the coding sequence ATGACCGAATCCGCCGTCCAGGTGTCGCAGCGCCACCGGCTGCCGGTGCGGAAGCTGTTCGCCGCGAGCGCCGGGAACGCGCTGGAGTGGTTCGACTGGACGATCTACGCGACGTTCAGCATCTACTTCGCCAGCGCCTTCTTCCCCGCCGGGAACGACACCCTGGCCCTGATCAACACGTTCGCCACCTACGCGCTCGCGTTCTTCTTCCGCCCGCTGGGCGGGGTCCTGCTCGGGCGCTTCGCGGATACGCGCGGCCGGAAGCCGGCCATGATCCTCACCATCCTGCTGATGGCGGGCGGGTCGGTGGCGATCGGGCTGCTGCCGACGTTCGCGCAGGTGGGCTGGCTCGCGCCGATCCTGCTGCTGCTCGCGCGCGTCGCGCAGGGGCTGTCGCTGGGCGGGGAGGTGTCGAACGCGTCGGCCTACCTGGGTGAGATCGCGCCGCCGGAGCGTCGGGGCCGGTACTCGGCGTTCTTCTACATCTCGACCGGCTCGGCGGTGCTCGTCGCGACCGTGCTCGGCTTCGTCCTGGCCCGGGCGCTGGACAAGGCGCAGCTCGCGTCGTGGGGCTGGCGGCTGCCGTTCCTGCTGGGCGGCGTCTTCGGCCTGGTCGGGCTGTGGCTGCGCCGCAGCCTCGCCGAAACCGAGCTGTTCGAGCAGACGAAGACCAAGGCACGCAAGCTCGAGCGACCGCTGCTCACCACGCTGACCCACCACCCCAAGGCCGTCGGCAGGCTCGTCGGCTTCACGATGCTTTCGACGCTTTGCTACTACACGTTCTTCAGCGCGCTGACGTCGTTCGCGGTGAAGAACCGGCACGCGGACGCCGATGCGGTCTTCCTGGCGCTTTCGATCGGCACGGCGTTGTTCATCGCGCTGCAGTACCCGATGGGTGCGCTCGCGGACCGGGTCGGCCGGAAGCCGCAGCTGCTCGTCTGGTCCGGGGCGACCGCGGTCGTCGTCGTGCCGCTGTCCACTTTGATCGGTCCGGGCGTCGGCGGGCTGCTCGTGGTGTTCTGCGTCGGGCTCGGGCTGTACACGGCGATGACGTCGATCGCGCCGGCCATCATGAGCGAGCTGTTCCCCACCGAACTGCGCGGGCTGGGCATCGGGGCCTGGTACAACCTGACCGTCGCGATCTTCGGCGGCACCGCTCCCCTGCTCATCACCCTGTTCGGCGCCGTGTCGCAAACCCTCTACTTCTGGTACGTCGCCGTGGGCGCCGCGATCGCGTTCGCGGTGATCCTCACGCTCCCGGAGACGAAGGGCAGCCCGCTGCGGTAA